The Streptomyces sp. ALI-76-A nucleotide sequence GCGGCGGCCCTGCTGCTGCTCAACTTCGCCTCCCCGGACGCGTTCCTGGCCATCGGCACGACCTGCATCGTGATGCTGTACCTGGCGTACGCGATGGTCACCGGCCCGCTGCTGGTGCGCCGGCTGCGCGGCCGGTTCTCCGTCGAGGGCACCGACGAGACGGGCGCCCGGCTGTTCTCCCTCGGCCGCTGGGGCATCCCGGTCAACGCCCTCGCCCTCCTGTACGGCCTGTTCATGACCGTCAACCTGGCCTGGCCACGGGCCGCGGTGTACGACCCGGCGGGCGGGCACTGGTACTTCCAGTGGTTCTCCGTGCTGTTCCTCACCGCGACCGTCGCGCTCGGCGCCGGCTACCGGCTGTACAAGGCCCGGACCGGGGTCATGGCCGAGGCCGTGCCGGTGTGAGCGGCGCCTCAGGCCCCCTGCTGCTTCTCCGCGGCGTCGCGACGCCCGGCACGCACTCTCGCCGCACCGGACAAAAGTCCTGGTAGCTCCTCCCCCACGCTCGGCTTCGCTCGCGCGGGGGGACTCGTCGAGGACCTTCGCCCGGCACAGGGCCCTAGGCTGGCGGGTGATGAGACGCAGGACCCGGATCCCGCCCGCTCCCCTGCCGCAGCGCGAGGGGGTGGATCCGGTGCGGGTACGGCTGCCCGCCGAGGGGCGCTGGGCCACCGTGCGCGAGCACCTGGTGGAGCGGCTCGCGGCGGGCGCCGCCGTGGTCGAGGGGATGTTCGACGCGGGGCTGGTCGTCGGGGCGGACGGCCGGGCGGTGGCGCCGGACGCGGCCTATGTGCCCGGGATGTTCGTGTGGTTCCACCGGGAGCCGCGCCCGGAGGTGCCGGTGCCGTTCCCGGTCGCCGTGGTGTACCGCGACGAGCACATCGTCGTCGCCGACAAGCCGCACTTCCTGGCCACCACCCCGCGCGGCAGCCATGTCACCGAGACCGCGCTGGCCCGGCTGCGCCGGGAGCTGGGCATCCCGGCGCTGGGCGCCGCGCACCGGCTGGACCGGCTCACCGCCGGGCTGGTGCTGTTCACCGTACGGCCCGAGGAGCGGGGCGCCTATCAGTCGCTGTTCCGCGACCGGCTGGTACGCAAGGAGTACGAGGCGGTCGCCCGGTACGACCCGGCGCTCGCGCTGCCCCGGACCGTGCGCAGCCGGATCGTGAAGGAGCGCGGGGTGCTCGCCGCCTACGAGGTCGAGGGCGAGCCGAACGCGGTCAGCCGGATCGAGCCGGCCGAGCACGACGGGCGAGGACGCGGCCTGTACCGCCTCGTGCCCGCCACCGGGCAGACCCATCAGCTGCGGGTGCACATGAACACGCTCGGCGTGCCGATCCTCGGCGACCCGCTCTACCCGGTGGTGACCGACGCCGTGCCGGCCGGCGACTTCCGGCGCCCGCTCCAACTGCTGGCGAGAAGCCTGGAGTTCACCGATCCGGTCACGGGGGTGGAGCACCGGTTCCGGAGCGGTCGGGTGCTGGAGGCGTGGGTCTCGTACGACGACTGGGCGGCCGGCGGGTGACACCGGCGCCGGCGCCGATCGGGCCGTAACGGGCCGCCGGGCGCCGGTCCGCCCGTACCGTCCGCCCGGTCAGCGGCCGCGCCACCAGCGCAGGAGCCAGCGCCAGGTGCCCCGTCGGCGGGCCGGTCCGGGCGTCGGAGCGGGGGGCTGCGGCGGGGTGACAACCGGCTGGGGTGCCGTCCGCGCCACGGGCGCCTGCTCCGGTCGGCGGGTGCCGATCCGCCAGGCCTCACGCGGCGGCGGGAGCTGCGTGTGCCCCGGCTTGAGCTTCACGTCCTGCGGCGGCTTCGGCGCGAACCGCACCGGCAGTTCCACCAGGTGGCGTGAGGACATCGACTCCGTCCAGGTCAACTCGTCCTCGTCGCATTCGAGTTCGACGTCCGGCAGCCGCATCAGCAGGGCGTCCACACCGGTGTCGGCGATGGCCCGTCCGATGTCCTGACCGGGGCACTCGTGCGGCCCGCCGCCGAACGCGAGGTGCGAGCGGTTGCCCTGCATGTTGGCGGACAGGTCGGGACGGACCCGGGGGTCGATGTTGCCCGGCGCGATGCCGAAGAGCAGACCGTCGCCCCGGCGGATGCGCTGGCCGCCCAACTCCGTGTCCTGCTTGGCGAAGTAGGCGAAGATCGTGCTGAACGGCGGTTCGTTCCACAGGGACTGCTCGACCGCCTCCGGCACCGTCATCTGTCCGCCGCTGAGCTGGGCGCGGAAACGCGGGTCGGTGAGCACCATCCGCAGCACGTTGGCGGTGAGGTTGGCGGTGGCCTCGTACGCGGCGATCAGCACCAGCCGCAGGTGTTCGCGGACCTCGTCGTCGGTGAGCCGCGCGGGGTGGGTGATGAGGTAGCTGGTGAAGTCCTCCTCGGGCTGGGCGCGACGGCGCGCGGTGAGCCGGCCGAGGGCGTCCATGATGTACGCGTTGCTGGCGATCGCGGTCTCGGTCCCCCGGAGCATGTCGCGGGCGGCCTGCACGATCCGGTCGTTGTACTCGTCGGGCATGCCGAGGATCTCGCACATCACGGCCATCGGCAGGTGCTCGGCGAACTGGCTGACCAGGTCGGCGGTGCCCTCCTCGCAGAACCGGTTGACCAGGCGCTGCGTGGAGCGGTTGATGTGCCGACGGATGCCCCGGGGGTCGATGGTCGAGATGGCGCCGTTGACCGCGCCGCGCAGCCTGAGGTGTTCGTCGCCCTCGACGTGCGAGGCGATGGGCTGCCAGGCGATGTGCGGCATGAGCGGGTGGTCGGGCTTGACCATGCCGTCCAGGAGCGGGGTCCAGAGACGGCTGTCCCGGCAGAACTGCGAGGGTGTACGCACCATGTGCAGGTTCTCGGCGTGGCCGAGCACCAGCCACATCGGCACGTCGTCGTGGAGCAGCACGGGCGCCACCGGGCCGTGTTCGTCCCGCAGTTGCTCGTACAGGGAGCTGAGGTCCTCCGCCTCCGGGCCGTAGAGCCGGCGCAACCCGCCGGGGCCGCGGCCGTGGGCGGGGCAGCCGGGCGGCGGCGCGAGACCGGGGTCCGTGCCGGTCGGGGAGTGGGATTCAGGCGTCACAGTGATCGCTCCGAAGTGGATCCGGTGTGCGTGTCGGTGGGTGTCTGTCGGGTCGGCGGGGCGGCCACGGCGGTCACCTCAGCGCGCCCGACATCGCGAGGGAATGCAGGAACCGCATGAGGGTCATCAGGGTGTCCCGGCTGGAGGCGCGGCGGCGGGCGTCGCACTCGACGATGGGGATCTCCTCGCTGAGGTCGAGTGCCGAGCGCAGTTCCTCGATGGGGTAACGGGGCCCGTCCGGGAAGGTGTTGACGGCGACCACGTACGGCACGCCCTTCTCCTCCAGCCGGTCCATGACGTCGAAACTGACCTCCAGCCGGCGGGTGTCGACCAGTACGACCGCCCCCAGCGCCCCCTCGAACAGGCCGTTCCACAGGAACCAGAAGCGTTCCTGGCCGGGGGTGCCGAAGAGGTACAGCACCAGCTGGTCGGTGATGCTGATCCGGCCGAAGTCCATCGCCACGGTGGTGGCCGTCTTGGTCTCGGAGCCGTAGTTGTCGTCGACCCCGACGCCGGCCTGCGTCATGGTCTCCTCGGTGGTCAGCGGTTTGATCTCGCTGACCGAGCCGACCATGGTGGTCTTGCCGACCCCGAAGCCGCCCACGATGACGATCTTCACCGCCGCCTGGGCGGTGTGCGGGAGGTGGTCCTCGGTTCGTGGACCCGTGATGGTGTCAGAGCTTTTGAAGTCCATGCATCACCGCTTCGAGGAGGGAACGGTCGGCCAGCGCCTTGCGGATGATGGGGGCGCGCGCCGTCACCAGTTCGGCCGCCAGCAACTCGGTGACCAGCACGGTCACCACGCTGTACGGCAGGCTCAGATAGGCCGACAGCTCGGCCACGGACAGGGGGGCCGTGCACAGCCGGAGCAGCGCCGCCTGCTCGGGCGTGGCGGAGGGCGGGGGATCGGCCTCCGCCACGATTAACGTGACCAGGTCGAGGTCGGAGCGCTCGCCGCCGTCCGACCCGGTGATCACGTACAGCCGCTCGGGGTTCCCCTTGGGTCCCTCGGGCGGCTGCCGTTCCTCGGGCGGGGGCGTCGGGTCGGGTTGCCGCGTGGGGTGTCGCCGCCGGCGTTGCGGAGGAGTCATACGGTCTGCCCGTTGCGCCTGGGCGGGCTCGTGAGGTGCGCGCCGATCCGCACGACCAGGTCGCTCATGCGGGCGCTCATGAAGCCGGGCTCGGCGCGCACGTCGGAGAGCACCGCGAGATAGGCGTTGGCGCCCGCGGCCATCAGGTAGAAGTAGCCGCCGTTGATCTCGATGAGGACCATCTTCATCTCCCCGTCGCTGCCCGGGATCTCCTGCGCGACGGCGGTCGCCAGGCTCTGCAGGCCGGCGCAGGCCGCGGCGACGCGGTCGGCGGTGTCCGGGTCGCCGCCGTGGCGGGCGATGCGCAGGCCGTCGGCGGAGAGCACCACGATCATCTGGATGCCCGGTACGCCTTTGGCGAGGTCCGTGAGCATCCAGTCGAAGTTGCCTCGCTGCTGGATCACTTGAGGTTCCCCTCGTCGTCGGCCTCGGCGTGGGCCGGTTCGTCGGTCGGCTGGGTCGGTGTGGTGGGGCTGGGGCGCTTGAGACCGTCGAAGAACGCCTGGACCCACAGGCCCGGCGGGGGTTCGGGCGCCTTGGGCTCGGGCTCCGGCTCGGGGTCCCGCTGGACGGTCGACCAGACGGTCGGCCGGCCCTCCCGCTCCGCCTGCTCGATGGCGGCCTGCTCGGCGTACCGCTGCGAGAGGGAGGCCCTGATCTGGCGGCGGCGCTGCGGCAGCCCGTTGGCGGTCCACTCGGTGACCTCGCGGACGTCGTCCTCCACCGGGACCGGGGTGATGAACTTGGGGCTGGTGGGGCGGCGCTTCTTGACCGTGCGCTTGGGCCCGGGCAGGGCGCCGAGTTCGGGCTGGGGCACGGCGGTGGCGCCGATGCCGTGGGCGAGTCCGACGCCGGGCTCGGTGGTGAGCATGTCGCTCGGCACGACGAGGATGGCGCGGACCCCGCCGTACGCGGAGGCGCGCAGCGAGACCTGCATGTCGTACGCCCGGCAGAGCCGGCCGACGACGGCGAGGCCGAGGCGCGGCGCCTCGCCGAGGTCCTGGAGGTCGCCGCCCGACATGGCGCGCTCCAGCATGCCCTCGGCCCGCAGCCGGGCCTCCTCGCTGAGGCTGACGCCGGCGTCCTCGATCTCGATGCAGACACCGGTCTGCACCTCGGTGGCGGTGACGTGCACCTTGGTCTGCGGGGGCGAGTAGCGGGTGGCGTTGTCGAGGAGTTCGGCCGCCGCGTGGATGACGGGTTCGACGGCGGTGCCCTTGACGTTGACCTTGGCGATCGAGGACAGGTCGATGCGCCCGTACTCCAGGATCCGGGACATCGCGCCGCGCAGCACGCTGTACAGCGCGACAGGTTCGGGCCACTGGCGGCCGGGGCGGCCGCCGCCGAGGACGGAGATGGAGTCGGCGAGCCGGCCGATCAGCGCGGTGCCGTGGTCGATGCGCAGCAGGTCGTCGAAGACCTCGGGGTTGCGGCCGTGGTCCTCCTCCATCTCCCGGAGTTCACTGGCCTGCTGGTGCACGATCGCCTGCACGCGGCGGGCGATGTTGACGAAGGACCGCTGGGTGCCGTCGCGCAGCACCTCCTCGTCGTCGACGATCTTGAGCATCGTCTTGATCAACGACAGCTGGGCCTCGGGGAGATCGCGCCACGCGGGGTCGATGTCGCCGAGGTCGCGCATCACCTCTCTGGGGGAATTGCCGGCCCGCAGCCGGTCCAGCGCGGCCGGGACGATCACCTTCGCGAGGTTGATCATCTCCTCGTCGTGGGCGGCGATCCGCCGTTCCAGATACGCGGTGTGACGCTCGTGCTCCGCGCGCAGGTCACGCAGGGTCCGGCCGCGGCGGACCGCTTCGGCCGCCGTCGCGATCACCAGGAGCGTCGCGACGGCACCGCACCAGCCGACGGCCGACCGGGCCGGTTCCGTCACCACGGCGACGGCGGCCCCGGTCACCGCGGCCATCGCTATGGCGGGCAGCAACAGCACGCGCGAGTACGGGAGTTCACGGCGACCGGGAGGAGATTGAACACTCACCATGTGGGCCCTCGGAAAGAGATCGGCTGGGTGTCGGGGGTGTTTGTGGGGGGAAACGTCATGGGTATGTCGGGATCTTCTGCGTGTTTGGGAACAAGCGCACGAATACCCCTCAACTCGGTGCGCTGCGGGCGAGCTTAGTCCGACCGGGTCATCGCTGTGTCATATTCAGCAAGCGCCTGAAACCGGACGCGCGGGGAGAGTACGCTCGTCTCCATTTGCACGCTGAGCCCTCACTCGAACACAGCGCGTCACGGCGTACAGGCGTGCGAGCGCCACTCACCGTGACGAGCGGAGCGCCCGCGAAAGGGTGGCGGGAGGGAGCTTTCAGGCCCCGGCGATGCGTAGCGCGGCGTCCGCCGTCGCCTCGGCGAAGGCGGACACGGGCCGCTCCGGGTCCGAGCGGTGCACGAGGATGACGCTCTCGATCAGCCCGAACACCAGGTCCGTACGCAGCTCGAGCGCGCTCTTGGCGAGCGCGCCGCCGGCCGCCGTGGCGGCGATCAACTGCCGGTAGGCGTCCTTGAGTTCGGCGCGCACGGCGTGGAAGCCGGCGAACCGCTCGGCGCGCACTTCGGGCAGCAGGTAGAGCCCGCCGAGGTTGTGCGGTCCGCCGCACAGCACCTCCACGTCCGCCCGGCACAGCTCCCACAGCCGGTCCTCGGCCGGGGCGGTGTCGTCGGCCAGGAGTTCCCGGGCGTACGCGAGGGAAGGCGTGACCGTGGACTCCAGGAGCCGGGCGAGCAGCTCCTCCTTGCCGGAGACGTAGTGGTACATGGACGCCTGGCGCATGCCGGCGCGCTCGGCGACGGCCCGGGTGGAGGTGGCCGCGTAGCCGAGGGTGGTGAACAACTCCGCGGCGGCCGCGAGGAGTTCCTCACGCGGCTCCAGTCCGCTGTCCGGCCGCTGCGCGGCTCGCGGCCTGCCGACCCGTCGGCCCGGGCGTGCGCCTGCTGTCCCCATGCCGTCGATCCTCGCACACCACCGGCCCCGGTGATCTTCGTGAGGGTCCGGTAACCGAGCGGCAACGCGGGGGCAATGCCGGCGACCCGCCGCCCGCCTAATTTCTGTCACGCGACAGAAATAGACCGGAGCCCGAGACCAGAGCCGGAGGTCCCGCGATGGCGACACAGACCACTTACGGAGCCCGCGCCCACGCACGCGCCCAGGAGGGCGCCCGCGCCGAGGCCATGCCCGTCGTCCCGGCGCGGGACTGGCCGGCCCCGCCCTGCGAGGCGGGCCACCTGGTGTGGGCCGAGACGGTGGCGGGCGGCAACTACACGCACCGGGTCCTGGCCCGCGGCACCGAGCTGCGCCTGACCGACCCGCGCGGCGAAGCCTGCGCCCACCTGCTCCTGTACGCGGCCGACCGGCCCTGGGAGCGGCTGAACGTCGCCGACACGGTGAAGGTCCAGTGGAACGCCTACCTCGGCGAGGGGCAGCTGCTGCTGTCCGACCAGGGCCGGGTCCTCGCCTCGGTCGTCGCCGACACCTCCGGCCGGCACGACGCGCTGTGCGGCACCTCGACGCTCGTCCGCAACACCGAGCGCTACGGCGACGGCACCCCGCAGGGCCCCTCCCCCGCCGGCCGCGAGCTGTTCAAACTGGCGGCCGCCAAGAACGGCCTGGAACCCCGGGACCTGCCGCCCTCGCTCTCCTTCTTCCAGGGTGTGGAGGTGGGCGAGGACGGCGTCCTCGGCTTCACCGGCTCGGCCGGCCCCGGCGGCAGCGTGACCCTGCGCGCCGAGCAGGACGTCACCGTCCTCGTCGCGAACGTGCCGCACCCGGCCGACCCGCGCCCCGAGTACGTCAGCACCCCGCTGGAGGTGCTCGCCTGGCGCGCCGAGGCGACCGGCCCGGGCGACCCCCGGTGGGACGCCACCCCCGAAGGCCGCCGCGCCTTCCTCAACACCGCCGAATTCCTCGCCGCGAGGGGGCTCGCATGAGCACGCACACCCGCCCGAGCACGCGCACGGCGGTCGTCCCCGCACGCGCCGCCTGGTCCTGCGTCGTCCGCGCCGGCGAGACGCTCACCATCACCGACCTGCACGGCAACCAGGCCGTCGACTTCCTCGTGTACGACGCCCACGACACCTCCATCCGCTACAGCGCGCCCGACACGATCCACGCGCAGGGCGGCATCTTCCTGACCACGGGCAGTGTGCTCATGTCCAACGAACACACCCCGCTGATGAGCGTGGCCGCCGACGAGGTCGGCCGGCACGACACGGTCGGCGGCGCCTGCTCCAAGGAGTCGAACACCCTGCGGTACGGCCACCACACCTGGTCGCAGCACGCGTGCGTGGACAACTTCCTCGCCGAGGGCGCCAAGTACGGCCTCGGCAAGCGCGACCTCGTCTCCAACATCAACTGGTACATGAACGTGCCGGTCGAGAAGGACGGCACCCTCGGCATCGTCGACGGCCTCTCCGCCCCGGGCCTGAAGCTCACCCTGCTCGCCGAACGCGACGTACTCGTCCTGGTCTCCAACTGCCCGCAGATCAACAACCCGTGCAACGGCTTCGAGCCGACGGCGGTGGAGATGACGATCACCGAGGCGGGCACCGCATGAGCTTCGACACCCTCCTGGTCGCCAACCGGGGCGAGATAGCGGTCCGGATCATCCGCACCGCCCGCGAACTCGGCCTGCGCACGGTCGCCGTGCACTCCGACCCGGACCGCTCCGCGCCCCATGTCCGGCTCGCCGACGAGGCGGTGCGGCTGGGCCCGGCGCCCGCGAAGGAGTCGTACCTCGACGCCGAGCTGGTGCTGAAGGCGGCCAAGGACACCGGCGCGGGCGCGATCCACCCCGGCTACGGCTTCCTGTCCGAGGACGCGTCCTTCGCCCGCCGCTGCGAGGACGCCGGAATCGTGTTCGTGGGTCCCACGCCCGGCCAGTTGGAGCTGTTCGGCGCCAAGCACACGGCCCGGGCGGCGGCCGAGGCGGCCGGGGTGCCGCTGGCCCCGGGGACGGGTCTGCTGGCCTCGCTCGACGAGGCACTCGCCCAGGCCGCCGGGATCGGCTATCCGGTGATGCTCAAGGCGACCGGCGGCGGCGGCGGCATCGGCATGTCGGCCTGCCACTCCGCCGACGCGCTGGCCGACGCCTGGGAGCGCGTGCAGCGCGTCGCCGCCGCCTCCTTCTCCTCCGCCGGCGTCTTCCTGGAGCGGCTGGTCGAGCACGCCCGCCATGTCGAGGTGCAGGTCTTCGGCGACGGCGCGGGCCGGGTGGTCACCTTCGGCGACCGCGACTGCTCCCTCCAGCGCCGCAACCAGAAGGTCGTCGAGGAGGCACCGGCACCGGGACTTCCGGCGCCCGTACGCGCACGACTCGCCGCCGCCGCCCGCGATCTGTGCGCCTCGGTCGGTTACCGCTCCGCCGGAACCGTCGAGTTCGTCTACGACGCCGCCCGCGAGGAGGCGTACTTCCTGGAGGTCAACACCCGCCTCCAGGTGGAGCACCCGGTCACCGAGGAGATCCACGGCGTCGACCTGGTCGCCTGGATGCTGCGCCTGGCGCGCGGCGAGCGGGACGTCGTGCGCGAGCCCGGCGCGCCGCGCGGCCACGCCGTCGAGGCCCGCCTCTACGCCGAGGACCCGTCCCGCGAGCACCGGCCGAGCGCGGGCCTGCTGACCCGGGTCGAGTTCCCGCCGGGCGTCCGCGTCGACGGCTGGGTGGAGACCGGCACCGAGGTGACGACGTCGTACGACCCCCTGCTCGCGAAGGTCGTCGCGTACGGCTCCGACCGGGCGCACGCCCTGCGGCGGCTGGACGAGGCGCTGGCCCGCACCCGCGTCGACGGCATCGAGACCAACCTGGGCCTGGTCCGGGCGGCACTCGCGGACCACGCCTTCCGCGGGGCCACGCACTCCACGGCGACCCTGGCCGGGGTGAGCGACCCGACCCCCCGCGTCGAGGTCGTCTCCGGCGGCACGCTCACCACCGTGCAGGACTGGCCGGGCCGCACCGGCCACTGGCAGGTCGGCGTACCCCCGTGCGGCCCGATGGACGACCTGTCCTTCCGGCTCGGCAACCGGGCGCTCGGCAACCAGGAGGGCGCGCCGGGCCTCGAGTGCACCCTCCAGGGCCCGTCGCTGAGGTTCACGCACCCGACGACGGTGTGCGTGACGGGCGCCCCGGCCCCGGTCACCGTGGACGGCACCCCGGTCGCCCAGTGGGAGCCGGTGACGGTCCCGGCGGGGGCGGTCCTGGAGGTCGGCGCGCCCCGCGCACACGGCCTGCGCACCTACGTCCTGCTCGCCGGCGGTCTCGACGTGCCCGCGTTCCTCGGCAGCGCGAGCACCTTCACCCTGGGCCGCTTCGGCGGACACGGCGGCCGGGCGCTGCGCACCGGCGACGTCCTGCACGGCGGAACGGTGGCCGAGGGGCGGCCGGTGCCGCCGCAGGACCGCCCGGACTTCACCGCCGTATGGCACGTCAAGGCCGTCGAAGGCCCGCACGCAGCCCCGGAGTTCTTCACCGAGGACGACATCCGCGACTTCTACGCCGCCGACTGGAAGGTCCACTTCAACTCGGCGCGCACCGGTGTCCGCCTGGTCGGCCCGAAGCCGCGCTGGGCCCGCACCGACGGCGGCGAGGCGGGCCTGCACCCGTCCAACATCCACGACACCCCGTACTCCGTCGGCGCCGTCGACTACACAGGCGACATGCCGGTGCTGCTCGGCCCGGACGGCCCGTCGCTCGGCGGGTTCGTCTGCCCGGCGACCGTGCTCAGCGCCGAGCGGTGGAAGCTGGGCCAGCTGCGCCCCGGCGACACCGTGCGCTTCGCGCCGGTCCGGATCGACGGCTCGCCCCGCGAGGCCATCGTCGACGGCGGCATCCTCGCCCGGGACGGCGACGTGACGTTCCGGCGCAGCGGCGACGACAACCTGCTGGTCGAGTTCGGCCCCATGCAGCTCGACCTGGCGCTGCGCCTGCGCGTCCACGCGCTGATGGAGGCGGTGACCGAGGAGGGTCCGGAGGGGATCACGGACCTCACGCCGGGCATCCGCTCGCTCCAGATCCGGACCGACCCGCGCCGCCTCGCCCAGCCCGAACTCCTCGCCGCCGTACGGGTGATCGCCGCGTCCCTGCCGCCGAGCGACCAGTTGGTGGTGCCCTCCCGCACGGTCCACCTCCCGCTGTCCTGGGACGACCCGGCGACCCGGGAGGCGATCGACCGGTACATGGCGGGCGTGCGCGACGACGCGCCCTGGTGCCCGTGGAACATCGAGTTCATCCGCCGCGTCAACGGGCTGCCGTCGGTGGACGACGTGTACCGCACGGTCTTCGACGCCGAATACCTCGTCCTGGGCCTCGGCGACGTGTACCTGGGCGCCCCCGTGGCCACGCCCCTCGACCCCCGCCACCGCCTGGTGACGACGAAGTACAACCCGGCCCGCACGTGGACGGCGGAGAACTCCGTCGGCATCGGCGGGGCGTACCTGTGCGTGTACGGCATGGAGGGTCCCGGCGGCTACCAGTTCGTGGGCCGGACGACCCAGGTGTGGTCGGGCTGGCAGCAGCGCGGCGCGTTCGAGCCGGGCTCGCCCTGGCTGCTGCGCTTCTTCGACCGGATCAGGTGGTACCCGGTGGACGCCGACGAACTCCTCGACCTGCGCGCCGACATCACGTCCGGCCGCTTCGTGCCCCGCATCGAGGAGGGCACCTTCTCACTGGCCGAGTACCAGGCCTTCCTGGCCGAGAACGCCGAGTCCATCGCGGAGTTCGGGAACCGGCAGCGCACGGCGTTCGGCGCGGAGCGGGACGCGTGGGAGGCGGCGGGCGAGTTCACCCGGGCACAGGCTGCCGACGCGCCGGCCGCGCCCGCCGCGGAGGTGACCGTCCCGGCGGGCGGACGCCTCGTCGAGGCCGAGTTCGCCGCGTCCGTCTGGCAGCTGAACGTCGAGCCCGGCGACACGGTGACGGCCGGCCAGCCGCTGCTCGCCCTGGAGGCGATGAAAATGGAGTCCCGGGTGCACGCACCGGTGGACGGCGTGGTGGACAGGATCCTCGCCAGGCCCGGGGACCAGGTGGAGGCGGGCACGGCCCTGCTCGTCCTCGCCCCGGCGCCGGCCTGACCGCTCCCGTACCCGCTCCCCCGGCTCCCGCCCGCCCACCGGGAGCTGCCGACCCGACAGCCTCCGTCGCCGCACGGGCGACTCCGGCCCGCGAACCGAAAGTCGAGGATCACCGCATGTCCAGCACACTCTCCCGGGTCCGCGCCGCCTACGCCCGGATCGAGACCGTGGACCGCCCCGAGATCTGGATCGGCCTGCGCCCGCGGGCGGACGTCGAGGCGGAGGCCCGGGCGATCGACGACCGGCTGTCCCGGGGCGAACGGCTTCCGCTCGCCGGACGCCTGTGCGCCGTCAAGGGCAACATCGACGTGGCCGGCCTGCCCACCACCGCCGGCTGCCCCTCGTACGCCTACCAGCCACGGGTAGACGCGCCGGCCGTCGCCCGCCTCCGCGCGGCGGGCGCGCTCGTGCTGGGCACCACCAATCTGGACCAGTTCGCGACGGGCCTGGTCGGCACCCGCTCCCCGCACGGCGCCGTACGGGGCGCGCACGACCCGGCCAGGATCAGCGGCGGCTCCAGCTCCGGCTCGGCCG carries:
- a CDS encoding 5-oxoprolinase/urea amidolyase family protein — its product is MSFDTLLVANRGEIAVRIIRTARELGLRTVAVHSDPDRSAPHVRLADEAVRLGPAPAKESYLDAELVLKAAKDTGAGAIHPGYGFLSEDASFARRCEDAGIVFVGPTPGQLELFGAKHTARAAAEAAGVPLAPGTGLLASLDEALAQAAGIGYPVMLKATGGGGGIGMSACHSADALADAWERVQRVAAASFSSAGVFLERLVEHARHVEVQVFGDGAGRVVTFGDRDCSLQRRNQKVVEEAPAPGLPAPVRARLAAAARDLCASVGYRSAGTVEFVYDAAREEAYFLEVNTRLQVEHPVTEEIHGVDLVAWMLRLARGERDVVREPGAPRGHAVEARLYAEDPSREHRPSAGLLTRVEFPPGVRVDGWVETGTEVTTSYDPLLAKVVAYGSDRAHALRRLDEALARTRVDGIETNLGLVRAALADHAFRGATHSTATLAGVSDPTPRVEVVSGGTLTTVQDWPGRTGHWQVGVPPCGPMDDLSFRLGNRALGNQEGAPGLECTLQGPSLRFTHPTTVCVTGAPAPVTVDGTPVAQWEPVTVPAGAVLEVGAPRAHGLRTYVLLAGGLDVPAFLGSASTFTLGRFGGHGGRALRTGDVLHGGTVAEGRPVPPQDRPDFTAVWHVKAVEGPHAAPEFFTEDDIRDFYAADWKVHFNSARTGVRLVGPKPRWARTDGGEAGLHPSNIHDTPYSVGAVDYTGDMPVLLGPDGPSLGGFVCPATVLSAERWKLGQLRPGDTVRFAPVRIDGSPREAIVDGGILARDGDVTFRRSGDDNLLVEFGPMQLDLALRLRVHALMEAVTEEGPEGITDLTPGIRSLQIRTDPRRLAQPELLAAVRVIAASLPPSDQLVVPSRTVHLPLSWDDPATREAIDRYMAGVRDDAPWCPWNIEFIRRVNGLPSVDDVYRTVFDAEYLVLGLGDVYLGAPVATPLDPRHRLVTTKYNPARTWTAENSVGIGGAYLCVYGMEGPGGYQFVGRTTQVWSGWQQRGAFEPGSPWLLRFFDRIRWYPVDADELLDLRADITSGRFVPRIEEGTFSLAEYQAFLAENAESIAEFGNRQRTAFGAERDAWEAAGEFTRAQAADAPAAPAAEVTVPAGGRLVEAEFAASVWQLNVEPGDTVTAGQPLLALEAMKMESRVHAPVDGVVDRILARPGDQVEAGTALLVLAPAPA